The sequence ACCGACCACCCGGATCGGATCTATCGGATCGACATCGAACAAACCGTGACCATCAGCATCTCCAGGCACAACTCATGATCTCGCGAAACCCGCCACGATCAGCGGAACCCAACTGGCGTGTTACTGACCCACGCTCCTAGATCCCGACCGCCGCCCTGATCGCCGCCGTCGCGTCGTCGACGGCCACGTCGTCCCGCTCGCCCGACCGGCGGTCGCGCAGCTCGACCTTGCCTTCGGCGAGCCCGCGCCCGACGACGACGAGGGTCGGGACGCCGAGCAGCTCGGCGTCGTTGAACTTCACGCCCGCCGACACTCCCCTGCGGTCGTCGAACAGCACCCGCACGCCGTGCGACTCCAGCTCCGCGGCGATGCGCTCGGCCGCGTCGAACACCGCGTCGTCCTTGGCTGTCGCGACGAGATGGACGTCGGCCGGGCTCACCTCGCGGGGCCAGATGATGCCCTTCTCGTCGTGGGAGTTCTCGACGATCGCCGCGACGGCGCGGGAGACGCCGATGCCGTACGAGCCCATCGTCACGGTCACCCGCGTGCCGTTCTGGTCGAGCACCTTCAGGTCGAGCACCTCGGCGTAGCGCCGGCCGAGCTGGAAGATGTGGCCCATCTCGATCCCCCGCGCGGACGTCAGCTCCCCGCCGCACTGCGGGCACGGGTCACCGTCACGGATCTCGGCGGCCTCGATGGTGCCGTCGGCGTCGAAGTCACGCCCGGCGACGAGGTCGATGACGTGCCGACCGGTCTCGTCGGCGCCGGTCACCCAGCGCGTGCCGGTGACGACGCGAGGGTCGACGAGGTACCTGATGCCGCTGGCGTTCTTCTCCCCCAGCGCGCCCGGACCGATGTAGCCCTTGGCCAGGGTCGGATGAGCGGCGAAGTCGTCCTCGGTGAACGGTTCGAGCTCGGCGGGCTCGACCTGGGCCTGCAGCCGCTTCTCGTCCACGTCGCGGTCACCGGGGACGCCCACTGCGATCGGCTCCCGCACGCCGTCGGGGTGGCGCAGCACGACGAGCACGTTCTTGAGCGTGTCGCCCGCGTGCCACGGGCGGTCGGCACGGGGGAACCGGGCGTTCAGGTCGTCGACGAGCGTCGCGATGGTCGGGGTGTCCGGGGTGTCCTCGGCGTGCGCCGCCGGCACGTCGTCGTACGCGACGGGCGGCGGAGTCGCGATGCGGACGGCCTCGACGTTGGCGGCGTAGTCACAGGTGGTGCAATGGACGTAGGTGTCCTCGCCGTTCTCGGCGACGGCGAGGAACTCCTCGCTCGCCGAACCGCCCATCGCCCCGGACATCGCCGCGACGATCACGTACTCGAGGCCGAGCCGGTCGAAGATCCGCACGTACGCCTCGCGGTGCGCCTCGTACGAGGCGAGGAACGCGTCGTCGGAGATGTCGAACGAGTAGGAGTCCTTCATCACGAACTCGCGCACGCGCAGGATGCCCGCCCTGGGCCGCTGCTCATCGCGGTACTTGTTCTGGATCTGGTACAGCGCGAGCGGGAGGT comes from Streptosporangiales bacterium and encodes:
- a CDS encoding proline--tRNA ligase, whose product is MSTLFLRTLREDPADAEVPSHRLLVRGGYVRRAGPGLYSWLPLGWQVLRNVERIVREEMDAIGAQEVHFPALLPREPYEASNRWTEYGDSIFRLKDRRGGDYLLGPTHEEMFTLLVKDLYSSYKDLPLALYQIQNKYRDEQRPRAGILRVREFVMKDSYSFDISDDAFLASYEAHREAYVRIFDRLGLEYVIVAAMSGAMGGSASEEFLAVAENGEDTYVHCTTCDYAANVEAVRIATPPPVAYDDVPAAHAEDTPDTPTIATLVDDLNARFPRADRPWHAGDTLKNVLVVLRHPDGVREPIAVGVPGDRDVDEKRLQAQVEPAELEPFTEDDFAAHPTLAKGYIGPGALGEKNASGIRYLVDPRVVTGTRWVTGADETGRHVIDLVAGRDFDADGTIEAAEIRDGDPCPQCGGELTSARGIEMGHIFQLGRRYAEVLDLKVLDQNGTRVTVTMGSYGIGVSRAVAAIVENSHDEKGIIWPREVSPADVHLVATAKDDAVFDAAERIAAELESHGVRVLFDDRRGVSAGVKFNDAELLGVPTLVVVGRGLAEGKVELRDRRSGERDDVAVDDATAAIRAAVGI